Proteins encoded within one genomic window of Ranitomeya variabilis isolate aRanVar5 chromosome 4, aRanVar5.hap1, whole genome shotgun sequence:
- the C4H10orf71 gene encoding cardiac-enriched FHL2-interacting protein, whose protein sequence is MLRYKKNKRQADGLGTSVSLMDDTDREVSSFTDRAFRSLCVAEEEPFNDVPHVPSPIKGMSLSTKYHLGIFNLSVRKTQPLAQLPTTPRQRGKWAPTFQPLLTYAKIGVTDVKTNNSKLFAPVPRGSKQCSKVSSLIQTFDNIENEIPDNSPLDSRLILSKGCYRDIEANAESETVKKTYISNELIPESINPDDNHLNDNNLHRRTAREVFLESQTETCSRLSRSPLLSSGSPLADQAKKVIKHKDSLRRTAFLHSEHSAFKSWSDINRRMVGGDESDSSIPGTPPLPRSATPCSPLLQRAISGLKARDGVIELGWTSPASSVSSSYDPNQMLRTVPPLPTRKNAKQNRDSYQKAARTLLNVRNQDMIKTDEGHSSSKEQVNWMNKMNKSKSPEQVNHVASPNNASALNNASQIFVRQKEEGHSKIISPEHIEMSEATSKEELKEQEKKQPPPGKLKTLIQQIEKESIKEIKPVHFTEKKYDTRNFPKDESVEIPTTIEKSLSSSNNLSGSSNHVPPWRKTKSSNKIAPEKIIRSKSVTKKETVAVHAHENIYLCKEVQEEKPSTFNISNLLTPVIRRKNIQEALEENSIITAPINIASKDQDQRELLLYQKRDDYKSKATSLLFNLKDMRKRVKSTYSPAITARNGFENNLMTDVKMQESVIHANNVPDINRLFYEAENHTYFEENLRLTGESEFKSKLVGNESENYLSLSPMDQITSHQNGELSEEKVISDANFIQEEKEGSQFLRTNNNHIHKEIDHSPLNLHSKTDTFVGGESTMSTEDSLTCLNNTEVHCLSGMENVEEIKHDECTDGVSDPGHCVMETSVDIVPKQSKTFFPSEDIESKWDADHHENEKQVSNDDESKEILQYFAVNSCSGVDGIESNVKFGVLESQIEKEECQENVTFEKARAESSCSEELKRPSSITPFKPNLFYLKDNKIKSSPITKSVRLPLFRSLSEDCLAFKKLDDTYSWKIGDFKDARESKGIGTDILKTKHADISNVSKHQKHLEVSLAEETPKHKAMEHNQVQTYKEEAEDQKLWRNVSSIRDDKTKNEVEESTAINMANRSKMVPCLEETFFHPVETCVSEVTGLSPECNTLIVHNIRDSTKELVNGEHIGSPCIHNENTIDSPIDNGILQFEDSVSFIEDIACSNITSPMSESVTCSIVASPMSVNTQSSGFTTALSALEDIPSPPSTSVNTRNGKFNFLHPERVIPLDSESKSTHLVKQEKGSVIEPQKMHAKPPAVPPKTEKALRRAKRLTKKRRKTDMPQRDFLESDVALDVSAPGNLTPTLVSSQSHHKLMSCTPRSLEHEDIMSESSTQSLPLTQRKLLLDPDSGRYFMVDIPVCLRIKTFYDPETGKYLQMSLPPSERGNPAFEMSNSPYMMYPGLTPVPVSSIVSYKGKSELLNHENVNTCERENLWNDKEEDSLKMDNFKNCDSHDQKIIRTPLSMDRITSRSSDIISMKDIDDFAMEAVS, encoded by the coding sequence ATGCTTCGTTACAAAAAGAATAAAAGACAGGCTGATGGCCTAGGTACAAGTGTCTCTCTAATGGATGACACAGATCGGGAGGTGAGCAGTTTCACAGATCGAGCATTCAGAAGTTTATGTGTTGCAGAAGAAGAGCCATTTAATGATGTTCCTCATGTGCCATCCCCTATTAAAGGAATGTCGCTTTCAACAAAGTACCATCTAGGAATTTTTAATCTTTCAGTCAGAAAAACTCAGCCATTGGCACAGTTACCCACAACTCCACGCCAACGTGGGAAGTGGGCTCCAACATTCCAGCCTTTGCTTACTTATGCAAAAATAGGTGTGACCGATGTCAAGACCAATAACAGCAAACTATTTGCCCCTGTGCCAAGAGGCTCTAAGCAATGCTCCAAAGTGTCATCATTGATACAGACTTTTGATAACATTGAAAATGAGATACCAGATAACTCGCCTTTAGATTCAAGACTTATTTTATCTAAAGGTTGCTATAGAGACATTGAAGCAAATGCTGAAAGTGAGACTGTAAAAAAAACTTATATTAGTAATGAATTAATACCAGAATCTATCAATCCAGATGATAATCATCTTAATGACAACAACTTGCACAGACGTACTGCCAGAGAAGTGTTTCTGGAGTCTCAAACTGAAACGTGTTCTCGGCTCTCAAGGTCTCCGCTGCTTTCGTCGGGGTCACCATTGGCTGATCAAGCTAAAAAAGTTATAAAGCACAAGGATTCTCTCAGAAGGACAGCTTTTTTGCATAGTGAACATAGTGCTTTTAAATCCTGGAGTGACATAAATAGGAGAATGGTTGGAGGTGATGAAAGTGACAGTTCAATACCAGGGACACCTCCTCTTCCAAGATCAGCAACCCCATGCTCACCTCTACTTCAAAGAGCAATATCTGGACTAAAAGCAAGAGATGGAGTAATAGAATTAGGCTGGACTTCTCCTGCTTCTTCAGTATCCAGCAGCTATGATCCTAATCAAATGCTTAGAACAGTGCCTCCACTTCCTAccagaaaaaatgcaaaacaaaatagAGACTCTTACCAAAAAGCTGCTAGAACTCTGCTAAATGTAAGAAATCAAGATATGATAAAGACAGATGAGGGACATTCATCAAGTAAGGAGCAAGTCAATTGGATGAATAAAATGAATAAATCCAAATCACCAGAACAAGTCAATCATGTAGCTTCACCTAATAATGCTTCAGCATTGAACAATGCATCACAAATTTTTGTACGGCAAAAAGAGGAAGGCCATTCAAAGATAATTTCCCCAGAGCATATAGAAATGTCTGAAGCAACAAGCAAAGAAGAACTAAAGGAACAAGAGAAAAAGCAGCCACCCCCTGGAAAATTAAAAACATTAATACAGCAGATCGAAAAAGAATCAATTAAAGAAATTAAGCCAGttcattttacagaaaaaaaatatgaCACTAGGAATTTTCCAAAGGATGAATCTGTAGAAATTCCCACTACAATTGAAAAATCACTATCTAGCTCTAATAATTTATCAGGCAGCAGCAATCATGTACCACCATGGAGGAAAACAAAAAGCAGTAATAAAATTGCCCCAGAGAAGATAATTCGAAGTAAAAGTGTAACCAAGAAAGAGACTGTTGCAGTTCATGcccatgaaaatatatatttatgcaAAGAAGTACAAGAAGAAAAACCATCAACTTTTAACATTTCAAATCTTTTGACTCCAGTTATAAGAAGGAAAAACATCCAAGAAGCCCTTGAAGAAAACAGTATAATAACAGCACCAATTAACATTGCAAGTAAAGATCAAGACCAAAGAGAACTCCTTTTATATCAGAAAAGAGATGATTATAAGTCTAAGGCAACAAGTTTACTATTTAATTTGAAAGATATGAGAAAAAGGGTCAAAAGTACATATAGTCCAGCCATTACTGCAAGAAATGGCTTTGAAAATAACTTGATGACAGACGTAAAAATGCAGGAATCTGTTATTCATGCTAATAATGTTCCAGATATCAATAGATTGTTTTATGAAGCTGAAAATCACACTTATTTTGAAGAAAACTTAAGGTTAACAGGAGAATCAGAGTTCAAAAGTAAATTAGTGGGAAATGAATCTGAGAACTATTTATCCTTGAGTCCCATGGATCAGATCACATCACATCAGAATGGAGAGCTCTCTGAAGAAAAAGTAATCTCAGATGCAAattttatacaggaggagaaggaagGTTCTCAATTTCTCCGTACGAATAACAATCATATCCATAAAGAAATTGATCATTCTCCACTGAATCTTCATAGCAAAACTGATACATTTGTAGGTGGGGAGAGCACAATGTCTACTGAAGACTCTTTAACATGCCTAAATAACACAGAAGTCCATTGTCTGTCAGGAATGGAAAATGTAGAAGAAATTAAGCATGATGAATGTACAGATGGTGTATCTGATCCAGGTCATTGTGTTATGGAAACAAGTGTAGACATTGTTCCAAAACAATCAAAGACATTTTTTCCCTCTGAAGACATTGAAAGTAAATGGGATGCTGATCatcatgaaaatgaaaagcaagttAGTAACGATGATGAAAGTAAAGAAATTTTACAGTATTTTGCAGTTAATAGTTGCAGTGGAGTAGATGGAATAGAGAGCAATGTGAAGTTTGGAGTTCTAGAGAGTCAAATTGAAAAAGAAGAATGCCAAGAGAATGTGACATTTGAAAAAGCAAGAGCAGAAAGTTCATGTTCTGAGGAACTTAAAAGGCCATCATCCATAACACCATTTAAACCAAATTTATTTTACTTAAAAGACAATAAAATTAAATCTTCTCCTATTACAAAATCAGTGAGACTTCCTCTTTTCAGGAGTCTTTCTGAAGATTGCTTGGCCTTCAAGAAGTTAGATGATACCTATTCATGGAAGATAGGAGACTTTAAAGATGCAAGAGAAAGCAAAGGCATAGGTACAGATATCCTCAAAACAAAGCATGCAGATATCAGTAATGTCAGCAAACATCAAAAACACCTAGAGGTAAGCCTCGCAGAAGAAACCCCAAAACACAAAGCTATGGAACACAATCAGGTACAAACTTACAAAGAAGAAGCAGAAGACCAGAAGCTTTGGAGGAATGTTAGTAGTATTAGAGATGATAAAACTAAAAATGAGGTAGAAGAGTCAACTGCAATCAACATGGCTAACAGGAGTAAAATGGTACCATGCTTAGAAGAGACTTTCTTCCATCCAGTTGAAACTTGTGTCTCTGAAGTAACGGGACTATCACCAGAATGTAATACTTTGATTGTACACAACATAAGAGACTCTACAAAAGAACTAGTAAATGGAGAACACATAGGTTCTCCTTGTATTCACAATGAAAATACAATTGATTCTCCTATTGATAATGGAATATTGCAGTTTGAGGATAGTGTTAGTTTTATAGAAGATATTGCCTGCTCTAACATAACAAGTCCAATGTCAGAGAGTGTTACTTGTTCCATTGTTGCCAGCCCCATGTCTGTTAATACCCAAAGCTCTGGATTCACCACAGCACTTTCAGCTTTAGAAGATATACCAAGTCCACCCTCAACAAGTGTAAATACAAGAAATGGAAAGTTCAATTTCTTGCATCCTGAACGAGTAATTCCACTTGACTCAGAGTCTAAAAGCACTCACTTAGTAAAACAGGAAAAAGGATCTGTTATAGAACCACAAAAGATGCATGCAAAACCTCCTGCTGTACCCCCTAAAACAGAAAAAGCATTACGCCGTGCCAAACGTTTGACCAAAAAACGAAGAAAGACAGATATGCCTCAAAGAGATTTCCTGGAATCTGATGTTGCTCTAGATGTTTCAGCACCAGGCAATCTTACACCAACATTGGTCTCATCACAATCACATCACAAATTAATGTCATGCACACCCAGATCCCTAGAGCATGAAGACATCATGTCTGAATCTTCGACGCAATCCCTTCCACTTACCCAACGTAAACTTCTGCTGGACCCTGACTCGGGTCGATACTTCATGGTCGACATCCCTGTTTGCTTGCGCATCAAAACCTTCTATGATCCTGAAACAGGAAAGTATCTGCAAATGTCGCTACCACCATCAGAAAGGGGAAATCCTGCCTTTGAAATGTCTAACAGTCCATATATGATGTACCCAGGGCTTACGCCAGTGCCTGTTTCATCTATTGTATCATACAAGGGTAAATCAGAGCTACTGAATCATGAAAATGTAAACACTTGTGAAAGGGAAAACTTATGGAATGACAAAGAGGAAGATTCTTTAAAAATGGATAATTTTAAAAATTGTGATTCCCATGACCAGAAAATAATCAGGACTCCACTGAGCATGGACAGAATTACAAGTAGAAGCTCAGATATTATCTCAATGAAAGATATAGATGACTTTGCAATGGAAGCAGTTTCATGA